Proteins from one Planctomyces sp. SH-PL62 genomic window:
- a CDS encoding DUF1549 and DUF1553 domain-containing protein, producing MRSPSLGPRVATPRKRLAAHATAWITLVAACVTAMGDDPEGEAGAPAPLAKLEKFSADQRDHWAYLPLEPSEPPEVEESGWIRNPIDRFILADLELAELPHSPEADRAELLRRVTFDLTGLPPTPDEAAAFLADDRDDAYERVVDRLLDSPRFGERWGQHWLDLAHFADSNGFELDAERPDAWRYRDWVIDALNADMPYDRFVALQIAGDEIARGDRDALIATGFCRSGPREVVGGNIIPEVRRQNELTEITATVGSVFLGLTIGCARCHDHKFDAIPTTDYYRLQAFFAASELTEPSLAEPAEVEAFEAAKKAIDAKTAPLKQEMATLEAPYREAIAAERRAMLSAEENALLAIPEKERTPEQVRIANGLANSIRVTWEDVAHAVSKNPEDFARRESLKLRIHEIARTLPRPPAHAMALTDGSATPPDSFVHRRGDPLSKGPRVEPRPPGVILVSQRPDAFTEGSIQGDETSSGRRAALARWLSDSGNPLVARVIVNRLWQNHFVRGLVMTPSDFGVRGEPPSHPELLDWLAARLIDDGWRLKPMHRLMVTSAVYRQSSRPIPKLTELDEENSLLGRMNRRRLDAEGLRDALLAVSGELNLKSGGPGVLAPLEKEVKDLIFTEAEEVDLWPVDPDPTEHHRRSIYLFKKRNVRYPLLESFDAPDNQTSCPRRETSTHALQALNLLNGDMALDRAHALAERLHREAPGSPADRIRRAYTVVLNRAPSDDELTHATTFLDGQRSTYGEAAAWDDFALALINSNEFLYIP from the coding sequence ATGCGTTCGCCTAGCCTCGGCCCCCGCGTCGCGACCCCGCGAAAGCGACTCGCCGCGCATGCGACGGCCTGGATCACCCTCGTCGCCGCCTGCGTGACCGCGATGGGGGACGATCCCGAGGGCGAAGCGGGCGCTCCCGCCCCGCTCGCGAAGCTGGAGAAATTCTCGGCCGATCAGCGCGACCACTGGGCCTACCTGCCCCTGGAGCCCAGCGAGCCCCCCGAGGTCGAGGAATCGGGGTGGATCCGCAACCCGATCGACCGCTTCATCCTGGCCGACCTGGAGCTGGCCGAACTCCCCCACTCGCCGGAGGCCGACCGCGCCGAGCTGCTCCGCCGCGTCACGTTCGACCTGACCGGGCTCCCGCCGACCCCGGACGAGGCCGCCGCCTTCCTGGCCGACGACCGGGACGACGCCTACGAACGGGTCGTCGACCGGCTGCTGGACAGCCCCCGCTTCGGCGAGCGATGGGGCCAGCACTGGCTCGACCTGGCCCACTTCGCCGACTCCAACGGCTTCGAACTCGACGCCGAACGCCCCGACGCCTGGCGCTATCGCGACTGGGTCATCGACGCCCTCAACGCCGACATGCCGTACGATCGGTTCGTCGCCCTCCAGATCGCCGGCGACGAGATCGCCAGGGGGGACCGCGACGCCCTGATCGCCACCGGCTTCTGCCGATCCGGCCCCCGCGAGGTCGTCGGCGGCAACATCATCCCCGAGGTCCGGCGCCAGAACGAGCTGACCGAGATCACCGCGACCGTCGGCTCCGTCTTCCTCGGCCTCACGATCGGCTGCGCCCGCTGCCACGACCACAAGTTCGACGCCATCCCCACCACCGATTACTACCGCCTCCAGGCGTTTTTCGCCGCCAGCGAGCTGACGGAGCCCTCCCTCGCCGAACCGGCCGAGGTCGAGGCCTTCGAGGCCGCGAAAAAGGCGATCGACGCGAAGACCGCGCCCCTCAAGCAGGAGATGGCGACGCTCGAGGCTCCGTATCGCGAGGCGATCGCCGCCGAGCGGCGGGCCATGCTTTCCGCCGAGGAAAACGCCCTCCTGGCGATTCCCGAGAAGGAGCGGACGCCCGAGCAGGTCCGCATCGCCAACGGCCTGGCGAACTCGATCCGGGTCACCTGGGAAGACGTCGCCCACGCCGTCTCGAAGAACCCGGAAGATTTCGCGCGCCGCGAGTCGCTCAAGCTGCGGATCCACGAGATCGCCCGCACCCTCCCCCGCCCTCCCGCACACGCGATGGCCTTGACCGATGGATCGGCGACCCCGCCCGACTCGTTCGTCCACCGTCGGGGCGACCCGCTGAGCAAGGGCCCGCGCGTCGAGCCCCGGCCCCCGGGCGTGATCCTGGTTTCGCAGCGTCCCGACGCCTTCACCGAGGGGTCAATCCAGGGCGACGAGACGTCGAGCGGCCGTCGCGCCGCGCTCGCGCGCTGGCTGTCCGATTCGGGGAACCCCCTGGTCGCCCGGGTGATCGTCAACCGGCTGTGGCAGAATCACTTCGTCCGAGGCCTGGTCATGACCCCCAGCGACTTCGGCGTCCGGGGCGAACCCCCTTCGCACCCCGAGCTGCTCGACTGGCTGGCCGCCCGACTCATCGACGACGGCTGGCGGCTCAAGCCGATGCACCGGCTGATGGTCACGTCGGCCGTGTACCGCCAGTCGAGCCGGCCGATCCCGAAGCTGACGGAGCTGGACGAGGAGAACTCGCTGCTCGGCCGGATGAACCGCCGCCGGCTCGACGCCGAGGGCCTGCGCGACGCCCTGCTGGCCGTCTCTGGGGAGCTGAACCTCAAATCGGGAGGTCCGGGCGTGCTGGCCCCGCTAGAGAAGGAGGTGAAGGACCTGATCTTCACCGAGGCCGAGGAGGTCGACCTCTGGCCCGTCGACCCCGACCCGACCGAGCATCACCGCCGCTCGATCTACCTGTTCAAGAAACGGAACGTCCGCTACCCGCTGCTGGAGTCGTTCGACGCGCCCGACAACCAGACGTCCTGCCCCCGACGCGAGACGAGCACCCATGCGCTCCAGGCCCTGAATCTGCTCAACGGCGATATGGCCCTCGACCGCGCCCACGCGCTGGCCGAACGCCTCCACCGAGAGGCCCCCGGCTCCCCGGCCGACCGGATCCGACGCGCCTACACCGTGGTCCTCAACCGCGCCCCTTCGGACGACGAACTGACGCACGCGACGACGTTCCTGGACGGCCAGCGCTCCACCTACGGCGAGGCCGCCGCCTGGGACGACTTCGCCCTGGCCCTCATCAACAGCAACGAATTCCTGTATATTCCGTAG
- a CDS encoding ABC transporter ATP-binding protein — protein MASIELRGVSRRFVAGGPAALDGVDLAIPDGERWAILGPSGSGKTTILRLVAGLDRPTSGSVWFDGRRMDEVPPHRRDVGMVFQNPTLYPHLDVAGNLEFGLRSRGVPRGERRRRVAEIAALLRLDGLLARSPDELSGGERQRAAIGRALAPRPAVLLLDEPFSSLDLPLRTTLRRDLVDLHDRLRPTLIHVTHDQSEALSLGRRVALIERGRIVQVGSPREIHDRPETPFVARFVGNPPMNLIPCEVGLGDDGSLEVILDPRHSIRSTVTIPPLGMTSGERRRVLMGFRPEHVAISPGVPSSSTSGGTWEAAATIRRLEDQGDALVIMLDLAGAVVLARLPGGADFREGEAVTVGVDPGRVVWFPA, from the coding sequence ATGGCGTCGATCGAGCTTCGAGGGGTCTCCCGCCGGTTCGTGGCCGGAGGCCCGGCCGCGCTGGACGGGGTGGACCTGGCGATCCCGGACGGCGAGCGGTGGGCGATCCTCGGTCCTTCGGGGTCGGGGAAGACGACGATTCTGCGGTTGGTCGCGGGGCTGGATCGGCCCACCTCGGGGAGCGTCTGGTTCGACGGCCGGAGGATGGACGAGGTCCCGCCGCACCGTCGCGACGTCGGGATGGTCTTCCAGAATCCCACGCTCTATCCTCACCTGGACGTTGCCGGGAACCTGGAGTTCGGCCTCCGGTCGCGGGGCGTCCCCCGCGGCGAGCGTCGCCGGCGCGTCGCCGAGATCGCGGCGTTGCTCAGGCTGGACGGCCTGCTCGCCCGCTCTCCGGATGAACTCTCCGGCGGGGAGCGCCAGCGGGCGGCCATCGGCCGGGCCCTCGCGCCTCGCCCCGCGGTGCTGCTGCTCGACGAGCCGTTCTCCAGCCTGGATTTACCGCTCCGCACGACGCTGCGGCGCGACCTCGTCGACCTCCACGATCGGCTCCGGCCGACGTTGATCCACGTCACCCACGACCAGTCGGAGGCGCTGTCGCTGGGACGTCGGGTCGCCCTCATCGAGCGCGGCCGGATCGTCCAGGTGGGGAGTCCTCGCGAGATCCACGACCGACCGGAAACGCCGTTCGTCGCCCGGTTCGTCGGCAATCCGCCGATGAACCTGATCCCCTGCGAGGTCGGCCTCGGCGACGACGGGAGCCTGGAGGTGATCCTGGATCCCAGGCACAGCATCAGGTCGACCGTGACGATCCCCCCGCTGGGGATGACGAGCGGGGAGCGTCGCCGGGTTTTGATGGGCTTCCGGCCCGAGCATGTCGCGATCAGCCCGGGCGTCCCCTCGTCGTCGACTTCGGGGGGGACCTGGGAAGCCGCCGCGACGATCCGACGCCTTGAGGACCAGGGGGACGCCCTGGTGATTATGCTGGATCTGGCCGGGGCCGTCGTCCTCGCGCGCCTTCCGGGGGGGGCGGATTTTCGCGAAGGCGAGGCCGTGACGGTCGGCGTCGATCCCGGACGGGTCGTCTGGTTTCCCGCCTGA
- a CDS encoding aldo/keto reductase, with protein sequence MNPSNNLHPNRREVLQVGAAGFAAMSLGASLVASEEANEQGVPLRPLGKTGEKVSLLALGGHHCTRAREEKDSLRLIQRAVDEGITFLDNAWDYHDGGGEERMGKALEEGKLRDKVFLMTKVCGRTAKEAQSNLDDSLRRLRTDHLDLWQFHEINYDKDPDRVFAAEGAIEVALKAKEQGKVRHIGFTGHRNPEVHLKMLAKPYDWATVQMPLNVLDGTFRSFQKQVLPVLVERGIGAIAMKSLGGNGGIVSNVKVPVEQALRYVLSLPISALVSGMDSEEILEQNLKIVRNLKAMARDELAALEDKYKAAASDGRYEGFKTTKNYDGPVHQKQQQVG encoded by the coding sequence ATGAATCCCTCGAACAACCTCCATCCCAATCGACGCGAGGTGCTCCAGGTGGGAGCCGCCGGCTTCGCCGCGATGTCGCTGGGCGCGTCGCTCGTCGCCTCCGAGGAAGCCAACGAGCAGGGCGTCCCCCTGCGTCCGCTCGGCAAGACCGGCGAGAAGGTCTCGCTGCTGGCGCTCGGCGGCCACCATTGCACCCGGGCCAGGGAGGAGAAGGATTCCCTCCGCCTGATCCAGCGGGCGGTCGACGAGGGGATCACCTTCCTCGACAACGCCTGGGACTACCACGACGGCGGCGGCGAGGAACGCATGGGGAAGGCCCTTGAAGAGGGCAAGCTCCGCGACAAGGTCTTCCTGATGACCAAGGTCTGCGGTCGCACCGCCAAGGAAGCCCAGTCCAACCTGGACGACAGCCTCCGGCGGCTCCGCACCGACCACCTGGACCTCTGGCAGTTCCACGAGATCAATTACGACAAGGACCCGGATCGGGTCTTCGCCGCCGAAGGGGCGATCGAGGTGGCGCTCAAGGCCAAGGAGCAGGGGAAGGTCCGGCACATCGGCTTCACCGGCCACCGCAACCCCGAGGTGCACCTCAAGATGCTGGCCAAGCCCTACGACTGGGCCACGGTCCAGATGCCGCTCAACGTCCTCGACGGCACGTTCCGCAGCTTCCAGAAGCAGGTGCTGCCGGTCCTCGTCGAGCGCGGGATCGGCGCGATCGCGATGAAGAGCCTGGGCGGCAACGGCGGGATCGTGAGCAACGTCAAGGTCCCCGTCGAGCAGGCGCTCCGCTACGTCCTCTCGCTGCCCATCTCGGCCCTCGTCTCGGGTATGGATTCGGAGGAGATCCTCGAGCAGAATCTCAAGATCGTCCGGAACCTCAAGGCGATGGCCCGCGACGAACTAGCCGCGCTTGAGGACAAGTACAAGGCCGCCGCCAGCGACGGCCGGTACGAGGGGTTCAAGACGACGAAGAATTACGACGGCCCGGTCCACCAGAAACAGCAGCAGGTGGGCTGA
- a CDS encoding PVC-type heme-binding CxxCH protein, which produces MPFPRLVPALAGPSMVFLAALVPLFGQEPAPVENVSTFDPRSPEEERKALHVPPGFEVQLVAADPDIQKPLNLAFDDRGRLWITDTIEYPYAAAEGAKPRDTVKILSDFGPDGRARKIETFADGLNIPIGLLPRPSAKEALVHSIPNIWLLKDSDGDGKADVKEPLYGIFGNRDTHGMTNNFTWGYDGWIYACHGFSNDSEVAGQDKQAIKMNSGNTYRMRPDGSHAEYVSHGQVNPFGLAFDEMGYLYSCDCHSKPLYQLIRGGYYPSFGKPDDGLNYAPEMVTHDHGSTAISGIVSYQANQYPEEYRKTVFIGNVVTNRINHDKLEWDGSSPRGIEQPDFLWSEDNWFRPVDLELGPDGAIYVADFYNRIIGHYEVPLTHPGRDRTSGRIWRIVYKGFDGRPAPSPEAVDRTTAGVEALTADLASPTLPVRTAAANQLVERGGEEAVARLREILSHDSRPTPQLVHALWVLERLGKLDDETLLRVARTPAEPAVRVHGLRILVDRPTLAPATRAFAMASIEHPDPHVRRAAAEVLGAHPEIAFVRPLLRLRQSTTAEDTHLVHVARMALRDQLKDDSIWSRIAALPLNDKDRADLADVAVAVPAAAPAAFLLTHIQNFPESPENVARYIHHVARYGAADLAPALSELVASGDPDPRRRLDLLKMIQQGMQERGTGTPAEVRQAALDLVSAFLGSKNGDDVNAGIEAVKGFQLQEAIPGLEAVFGREDLPESRRAEALAVIAALDMPAGLARLKGALDDGRLSLPLREAAAVALANIEKPEAREAVLASLAIAPEALQYTAAAALVRRKDGAEAFLAAVAAGKASARLLQQRPIVIGLENAEIPDVADRIATLLAGLPPADEQLRAFLDQRREGFQNATHEPTAGAKAFEVRCGVCHQMEGKGARVGPQLDGVGVRGLDRLLEDVLDPNRNVDQMFRTTILALGDGRVVSGLLLREEGQVLVLADDQGREVRIPLEEVEERKVVQLSPMPADLARQIPESEFYDLFSYLLGRTEQKPEPTPTPEPGP; this is translated from the coding sequence ATGCCTTTTCCGCGTCTCGTGCCCGCGCTCGCGGGGCCGTCGATGGTTTTCCTCGCTGCGTTGGTCCCGCTCTTCGGCCAGGAGCCCGCGCCGGTCGAGAACGTCTCGACGTTCGATCCCCGGTCGCCGGAAGAGGAACGCAAGGCCCTGCACGTTCCGCCAGGCTTCGAGGTCCAGCTCGTCGCGGCCGATCCCGACATCCAGAAGCCCCTGAACCTGGCGTTCGACGATCGCGGACGGCTCTGGATCACGGACACCATCGAATACCCGTACGCCGCGGCCGAGGGCGCGAAGCCTCGCGACACGGTGAAGATCCTGTCCGACTTCGGGCCCGACGGCCGGGCGCGGAAGATCGAGACCTTCGCGGACGGCCTGAACATCCCGATCGGGCTCCTCCCCCGGCCCTCCGCGAAGGAGGCGCTGGTCCACAGCATCCCGAACATCTGGCTGCTCAAGGACTCCGACGGGGACGGCAAGGCCGACGTCAAGGAGCCGCTGTACGGGATCTTCGGCAATCGCGACACCCACGGGATGACCAACAACTTCACCTGGGGATATGACGGCTGGATCTACGCCTGCCACGGCTTCTCGAACGATTCCGAGGTCGCGGGACAGGATAAGCAGGCGATCAAGATGAACTCCGGCAACACCTACCGGATGCGGCCCGACGGCTCCCACGCCGAGTACGTCTCGCACGGCCAGGTCAACCCGTTCGGGCTGGCCTTCGACGAGATGGGATATCTCTATTCGTGCGACTGCCACAGCAAGCCCCTCTACCAGCTGATCCGGGGGGGCTACTACCCCAGCTTCGGCAAGCCCGACGACGGCCTGAACTACGCCCCCGAGATGGTCACGCACGACCACGGCTCCACGGCGATCTCGGGCATCGTCAGCTATCAGGCGAACCAGTATCCCGAGGAGTATCGGAAGACCGTCTTCATCGGCAACGTGGTCACCAACCGGATCAACCACGACAAGCTCGAATGGGACGGATCGAGCCCCAGGGGGATCGAGCAGCCGGACTTCCTCTGGAGCGAGGACAACTGGTTCCGCCCGGTGGACCTGGAGCTGGGACCCGACGGCGCGATCTACGTCGCGGACTTCTACAACCGGATCATCGGCCACTACGAGGTCCCGCTGACCCACCCCGGCCGCGACCGCACCAGCGGGCGGATCTGGCGGATCGTCTACAAGGGGTTCGACGGCCGCCCGGCGCCTTCCCCCGAGGCCGTCGACCGCACGACGGCCGGCGTCGAGGCCCTGACGGCCGACCTGGCCAGCCCGACGCTCCCCGTCCGCACCGCCGCGGCCAATCAGCTCGTGGAACGGGGGGGCGAAGAAGCCGTCGCCCGGCTCCGCGAGATCCTGAGCCATGATTCGAGGCCGACCCCCCAGCTCGTGCACGCCCTCTGGGTGCTCGAACGGCTCGGCAAGCTCGACGACGAGACGTTGCTGCGGGTCGCCCGGACGCCCGCCGAGCCGGCCGTCCGCGTCCACGGCCTGCGCATCCTCGTCGACCGCCCGACGCTCGCACCGGCGACCCGCGCCTTCGCCATGGCCTCGATCGAGCACCCCGACCCCCACGTCCGCCGGGCCGCGGCCGAGGTCCTGGGGGCGCATCCCGAGATCGCCTTCGTGCGGCCGTTGCTGCGATTGCGGCAGTCGACGACCGCCGAGGACACCCACCTGGTCCACGTCGCGCGGATGGCGCTTCGGGACCAGTTGAAGGACGATTCGATCTGGTCCCGGATCGCCGCCTTGCCGCTCAACGACAAGGACCGTGCCGACCTGGCTGACGTCGCGGTCGCCGTGCCGGCCGCCGCGCCGGCGGCGTTCCTCCTGACCCACATCCAGAACTTCCCCGAGAGCCCGGAGAACGTCGCCCGCTATATCCACCACGTGGCCCGCTACGGCGCCGCGGACCTCGCCCCCGCGCTCTCCGAGCTGGTGGCCTCCGGCGACCCGGACCCCCGGCGTCGCCTCGACCTCCTCAAGATGATCCAGCAGGGAATGCAGGAGCGGGGGACCGGGACGCCCGCCGAGGTTCGCCAGGCGGCCCTGGATCTCGTCTCGGCGTTCCTCGGCTCCAAGAACGGCGACGATGTGAACGCGGGGATCGAGGCCGTGAAGGGGTTCCAGCTTCAGGAGGCCATCCCCGGCCTGGAAGCCGTCTTCGGCCGCGAGGATCTCCCGGAGAGCCGCCGCGCCGAGGCCCTCGCGGTGATCGCCGCGCTCGACATGCCGGCCGGTTTGGCCCGCCTGAAGGGGGCGCTCGACGACGGCCGGCTGTCGCTCCCGCTCCGCGAGGCGGCGGCCGTCGCGCTCGCGAACATCGAGAAGCCCGAGGCGCGGGAGGCGGTCCTGGCGTCGCTGGCGATCGCTCCCGAGGCGCTCCAGTACACGGCCGCCGCGGCGCTCGTCCGCCGCAAGGACGGGGCCGAGGCGTTCCTGGCCGCCGTCGCCGCGGGCAAGGCGTCGGCCCGCCTCCTCCAGCAGCGTCCGATCGTGATCGGCCTGGAAAACGCCGAGATCCCGGACGTGGCCGATCGGATCGCCACCCTGCTGGCCGGGCTCCCGCCCGCCGACGAGCAGCTTCGCGCCTTCCTGGACCAGCGCCGCGAAGGGTTCCAGAACGCGACTCATGAGCCGACCGCCGGCGCCAAGGCGTTCGAAGTCCGTTGCGGCGTCTGCCACCAGATGGAAGGCAAGGGGGCCCGCGTCGGCCCGCAGCTCGACGGCGTCGGGGTCCGCGGGCTCGACCGGCTGCTCGAAGACGTCCTCGATCCCAATCGGAACGTCGACCAGATGTTCCGCACCACCATCCTGGCCCTCGGCGACGGCCGCGTCGTCAGCGGCCTGCTGCTCCGCGAGGAAGGCCAGGTCTTGGTCCTCGCCGACGATCAGGGCCGCGAGGTCCGAATCCCCCTGGAGGAGGTCGAGGAGCGAAAGGTGGTCCAGCTCTCCCCCATGCCCGCCGACCTCGCCCGGCAGATCCCCGAATCCGAGTTCTACGACCTGTTTTCGTATCTGTTGGGCCGGACCGAACAGAAGCCGGAGCCGACGCCCACGCCGGAACCGGGACCTTGA
- a CDS encoding Uma2 family endonuclease — protein sequence MSVETEIGIEPETMQDLIDRLGGVAPARILMKPPPGSATEADAIAVNEKKRVLCELVDGVLVEKGMGHVESIIAGAIHAMIRAFVRSRKLGVTTVADGPYRVAPGVVLVPDVAFVSWGRYPGGRVGREAIADVSPDLAVEVLSASNTPAEMSRKRRLYFDSGTQSVWMVDPVERTIVIHEREAAQPRTYRETDVIELRDILPGFRLSLAELFGELDETRDAPAIS from the coding sequence ATGTCCGTCGAAACGGAAATCGGGATCGAGCCCGAGACGATGCAGGACCTGATCGACCGGCTGGGCGGCGTGGCCCCGGCCCGCATCCTGATGAAGCCCCCCCCCGGCTCCGCGACCGAGGCGGACGCGATCGCCGTCAACGAGAAGAAACGCGTCCTCTGCGAGCTGGTCGACGGCGTCCTGGTGGAGAAGGGGATGGGGCACGTCGAGTCGATCATCGCCGGGGCGATCCACGCCATGATCCGCGCGTTCGTCCGGAGTCGGAAGCTCGGCGTCACCACGGTCGCCGACGGCCCGTATCGGGTCGCCCCCGGAGTGGTCCTTGTCCCGGACGTGGCCTTCGTGAGCTGGGGCCGGTATCCAGGCGGCCGGGTGGGGAGAGAGGCGATCGCGGATGTCAGCCCCGACCTGGCGGTCGAGGTGCTGAGCGCCAGCAATACGCCGGCCGAGATGAGTCGGAAGCGGCGGTTGTATTTCGATTCGGGGACGCAATCGGTCTGGATGGTGGACCCCGTGGAGCGAACGATCGTGATCCACGAGCGCGAGGCCGCCCAGCCCCGGACCTACCGCGAGACGGACGTGATCGAGCTCCGTGACATCCTTCCCGGGTTCCGCCTGTCGCTCGCCGAATTGTTCGGCGAGCTCGACGAAACTCGAGACGCCCCGGCGATCTCTTGA
- a CDS encoding DUF1501 domain-containing protein: MFPHANTCPGPGVTAPEIDPLNRRQWLKRTGNGFGLLALASLLERSAKADGSTNPLAAKAGHHPARAKRCIFLFMTGGPSQMDLFDPKPMLAKLDGQPLPPSFGKIHSQFLESDPLCLASKRKWGRYGESGMDMSDLVPHLHKHADDIALIRSCVADSVIHAPAMYQMMTGRVLTGYPSLGSWVTYGLGSESDDLPSYVVMTQPEGTPEGGAPCWGAGFLPAHHQGTLLRGGPAPIVNLKPTRGFDPSRQRRVLDLLRDMNERGLDPADTELSARIASYELAYRMQSAAPEAVDLATESARTKAMYGLDDERTAEFGGRCLLARRLVERGVRFVQLYSGGGPVAMQWDAHDDIDANHEKMCGLTDQPVAALLTDLKERGLLDETLVVWGGEFGRTPVRQGGGRGRDHNSTGFTMWMAGGGVKGGTILGETDEIGLNQIADRAHVNDIHATILHLMGIDHLKLTHLHSGRDERLTDVAGRVLTPLLA, translated from the coding sequence ATGTTTCCTCATGCGAACACCTGTCCCGGCCCCGGCGTCACGGCCCCGGAGATCGACCCGCTCAACCGCCGCCAGTGGCTGAAGCGGACGGGGAACGGCTTCGGCCTGCTGGCGTTGGCGTCGCTGCTAGAGCGGTCGGCGAAGGCCGACGGCTCGACGAACCCGCTGGCGGCGAAGGCCGGGCACCATCCGGCCAGGGCCAAGCGGTGCATCTTCCTGTTCATGACCGGCGGCCCCAGCCAGATGGACCTGTTCGACCCCAAGCCGATGCTGGCCAAGCTCGACGGCCAGCCGCTCCCCCCCAGCTTCGGCAAGATCCACAGCCAGTTCCTGGAGAGCGACCCGCTCTGCCTGGCGTCGAAGCGGAAATGGGGACGCTACGGCGAGTCCGGCATGGACATGTCCGACCTCGTGCCCCACCTGCACAAGCACGCCGACGACATCGCCCTGATCCGCTCGTGCGTGGCCGACAGCGTGATCCACGCCCCGGCCATGTACCAGATGATGACCGGGCGGGTGTTGACGGGGTATCCCAGCCTCGGGAGCTGGGTGACGTACGGCCTGGGCTCCGAGAGCGACGACCTGCCGTCGTACGTCGTGATGACCCAGCCCGAGGGGACGCCCGAAGGGGGCGCGCCCTGCTGGGGCGCCGGCTTCCTCCCCGCCCACCATCAGGGGACCCTCCTCCGCGGCGGCCCCGCGCCGATCGTCAATCTCAAGCCCACCCGCGGCTTCGATCCGTCGCGCCAGCGTCGCGTCCTGGACCTGCTCCGGGACATGAACGAGCGCGGGCTGGACCCGGCCGACACCGAGCTTTCCGCCCGGATCGCCTCGTACGAGCTGGCGTACCGGATGCAAAGCGCCGCGCCCGAGGCGGTGGACCTCGCGACCGAATCGGCCCGGACCAAGGCGATGTACGGCCTCGACGACGAGCGAACCGCAGAGTTCGGCGGCCGCTGCCTGCTCGCCCGCCGGCTCGTCGAGCGCGGCGTGCGGTTCGTCCAGCTCTACTCCGGCGGCGGCCCCGTCGCCATGCAGTGGGACGCGCACGACGACATCGACGCCAACCATGAGAAGATGTGCGGCCTGACCGACCAGCCCGTCGCCGCCCTCCTGACCGACCTCAAGGAGCGCGGGCTGCTCGACGAGACCCTGGTGGTCTGGGGGGGCGAGTTCGGCCGGACCCCGGTCCGCCAGGGGGGCGGGCGGGGCCGCGACCACAACTCCACCGGCTTCACCATGTGGATGGCCGGCGGCGGCGTGAAGGGGGGGACGATCCTCGGCGAGACCGACGAGATCGGCCTGAACCAGATCGCCGACCGCGCGCACGTCAACGACATCCACGCGACGATCCTCCACCTGATGGGGATCGATCACCTGAAGTTGACGCACCTGCACAGCGGCCGGGACGAACGCCTCACCGACGTCGCCGGTCGGGTCCTCACGCCGTTGCTGGCCTGA